The Deinococcus aerolatus DNA segment ACTTAGCGATATTGCCCGCTTCCAACGCATCGCCCCAGGGGGCCTTTACCTTGATGTACGCTGGAACACACGGTCTGGCCAACGGGCTTGACCTTGTGCTGGATGGCGCCAAGCTGTTACTGCAGGACACCAGCTCACCGAAGGTGCGCTTCATCTTGCTGGGCGATGGTCCGAATAAAGCCCATCTGATGGAGCGCGTGAGGGCGGAAGGTCTGACCAACGTGGAATTTCTGGCGGCCGTACCGAAAAATCAGGTTTATGCGTTGCTGCAGCAGGCACACGGCTTCCTCTTGATCCTAAAGGACTCGCCGGTGTTTCGCTGGGGGGTGAGTCCAAACAAACTTTTCGATTACTTCGCGATGGGCCGTCCCGTCCTGTTCGGCGTCAACACACCGTACAATCCAGTCGCCGAGTCGGGCGCCGGGCTAACCTTTGCCCCAGGCGACCCGGCTGCCTTCGTGGCAGCCGTCAAGGAACTGGCAAGCCGCAGCGTTGCGGAGCGGACCGCGATGGGTGAAGCCGGGCAGAAGCATGTCCGTGAGCACTACGACTTTCAGCGTTTGGCACTCAAATTGGAGGCGACCCTTCAAGATGTGCTGCGTGGCGAGGGGACAGCCGACGTAAGTCAGCATGGGTCGAGCAAAACATAAATACGTTGTGGCGAAGCGCTTTCGGCCCCTGCCACTTGCCTATTGAAATTGCAAGGGTTTACAGCAAATGACAGAATAGTTGCGCCAGGAATTCAAGTGCAAACAACTCCCGGATCAGAAACAGGCTATCCAAAATTCTTCCATGATGGCGCTTCTTTTCTGTCAAATGCTCTATAAGCGTCCGGACAGCCGACCACATTGATGCCCATGCAGGTCGGGACGGTTGAAACGGTGATGTTGGGTTCAATGATCTGGGTCCCGTACATCAGCGTGGGGAGGATCCTGGCAAATAAGCCGATCACTGGCCCCGCCGGGGTGTTGCTCATGGTGAGCTTGACGCGGCCCGTGCGGGTGTAGCTGGCGCGGTGGTGGATGCCACGCCGGTAGTCGCTGCTCGTGATGTTGATGACTACGCCGTCGCCAATGGCTGCGCCTTCTCCGGCGAGCTGCACGGCGTCATACGTGGCATCTGGCGTGCCGGTGATCGTCAGGCTGCCGCCCCGTTCCCGCAGGCGCCGGTGACGGTGTTGTGACCGTCTTGGCGTCGTCCAGCCACACCGTCCTCGCTCCACTGTTGAGCGCGGCCCGGAGCGTGGAATACCAGTGAGTGAGCACATCGCGGGTGCTGCCCCGGCCCAGTACAGGAGCGCCTACGGGCGCCTATGCGCCCCCTTGCCGCAGCAGACGGGTCAGCTCGCCTAGGGCGCTGCGCTTGGCTCCCCGGATGTCGTCTGGGGCAGCGGGCAGGTCGGCGGTGGTGTCGCTGATATAGTCAGGGTTAACGTGTGGGATCAGGCCTTAGTAAGCTTTTTGCCCAACCGCATTGCGGGGCGCTCAACGTATTCGTGGAAGACATGGCCTAGTCCCAGAGTTAGCACAACAACGATCAACGCAATGGACCAAGCTGGTATCAGGCCATGCAACAGATGAAACATCGTCAAGATGACCAGTACGTGCAGCAGATACACCGAATATGAGATGCGGCCCAGCCAGAGGGCAAAGGGGCGCGTCAGCAAATGTGAAATGCGTGAACTAGTTAGGCTAATGGCCATAATTGTGATTGATCCAACCGTAATAATGGTGTCCGCAGTGAACGTGTATGGGAAGGTCAAAATGCGTGTGCCGCTGTACAACAGTATGCCCAGGACAAAAAACAGTACCCGTTGTGGCCGGGGCCGCGCTGCCACCCATGTCCCTACCTCCGACTGGAACCGAGCGAGCGCGGCCCCGGCAATAAAGCAACCTGTGTAGATGATGGTCAGGTCCAGATCACCGGTGGACCCAAACATCTCCTCTGCCACGAAACGAAGGCCCAGCCCACCAATCATCAGGGCTAAGGTGGCAGCCAGCAGCAACCAGACTGACTGACGCTGAACGAACCAGCCCAGAAGTGGATAGACCAGACTGACACGCATCTCAATTATCAGTGACCAGAACACTGGGGCCAACAGGGCAGCATCGAACACACCAATCAGCAGGAGGTGTCCCATAATGTTCCCCATGTCGATGCTTTGCCAAGGGGAGTTAAACCATGTACTCAAATCCGGCTGCTGCGCGTGCGGGATTACAGCCACAAGCCCCAGGGCCAGCAAGACGGTTGCCAAGTAGGGTAGGTAAATTCGGCAGATGCGCTTGATCAGGTATCGCGGATAGGGCTGGACGCGGTTCTTACGGAAGGGAAGGTACAACACAAACCCCGACAGGCAGAAAAACAAGACCACCGCCTCGTGGGCCGCGATAAACAGGTTCAAAGGGGTCTTCTGTATGAATATAATAGCCTGATGTGTCGCCAGATATGGGCCTGTCTCCACCCTGAACACATTGGTCAAATGTCCGAATACTACTGCTAACGCTGCTAGACCGCGCAGGCTATCCAGTTGTTCAAAGCGTTGTTGAGTAGTATCTGCTGTCGGAGCTATCCGAGCGCGGCCCTGCGGGATATTTTGTGTGGTCGTCATGTCGGATGATCATAAATCACATGGGCAGTTAGGAATCTGTTTAGACCATTTGACGGAAAAGGTGCTGCATACTGAGTAAACTGACTACCCCTTGTCTGGACTTTGGCCATTGACAGGGGGAGCGGCATGCCGCTCCCCCTGTCAGACTTGAGCATGACACTGCTGCCGAACTGGTTCACTAGAGTCCTGCAAGGATTCGCCCCGCTCTTCTCGGCACGGGTTTGGCCGCAGGTTCAACTCTTGGTGATTGGGGCAATCTTGTCGCCTGGGAAGCGGACGGTGACCGCCGCTCTCCGGGTCCTCGGA contains these protein-coding regions:
- a CDS encoding acyltransferase family protein, translating into MTTTQNIPQGRARIAPTADTTQQRFEQLDSLRGLAALAVVFGHLTNVFRVETGPYLATHQAIIFIQKTPLNLFIAAHEAVVLFFCLSGFVLYLPFRKNRVQPYPRYLIKRICRIYLPYLATVLLALGLVAVIPHAQQPDLSTWFNSPWQSIDMGNIMGHLLLIGVFDAALLAPVFWSLIIEMRVSLVYPLLGWFVQRQSVWLLLAATLALMIGGLGLRFVAEEMFGSTGDLDLTIIYTGCFIAGAALARFQSEVGTWVAARPRPQRVLFFVLGILLYSGTRILTFPYTFTADTIITVGSITIMAISLTSSRISHLLTRPFALWLGRISYSVYLLHVLVILTMFHLLHGLIPAWSIALIVVVLTLGLGHVFHEYVERPAMRLGKKLTKA
- a CDS encoding glycosyltransferase family 4 protein, with translation MKILLVNQYAIPPQQAGPMRHFTLARELVQLGHDVTIVASSFDHVTRQETRLRPHEKHQVELIDGVRFLWLRTPPYSGNGLARIWNMLVFTARVWQGMGAQSLGRPDVIIGSSPHLFGALGAEIRARHLRVPFVLEVRDLWPQSLVDLANMSERHPIVLALEVIERYLYRRARRIIALLPGASEPMVAKGAKRAKIVWIPNGVDLAILPASNASPQGAFTLMYAGTHGLANGLDLVLDGAKLLLQDTSSPKVRFILLGDGPNKAHLMERVRAEGLTNVEFLAAVPKNQVYALLQQAHGFLLILKDSPVFRWGVSPNKLFDYFAMGRPVLFGVNTPYNPVAESGAGLTFAPGDPAAFVAAVKELASRSVAERTAMGEAGQKHVREHYDFQRLALKLEATLQDVLRGEGTADVSQHGSSKT